Below is a window of Leptotrichia sp. oral taxon 215 str. W9775 DNA.
AGATACTTTCTGTTTAGACATGTAGCCTATGATTGAAGGAATATCCAAAAAAGGATACAGTATGGACCCTATTCCGACATTCCATATTCCTATCATTGCAGCCATTGAAATTTCTCCGGATTTTACTAATAGCAATCCTGCAATAAGACTTAAAATCTCTGTCAAGTACACTCCCCCTGAAAATATACCGTTGCTTATCCCTATTGCTGAAGCAACTTTTTTATAATCCTTTATTTTTTCTTCATAAAACATCCAGTGCTTTGACAAAATAAACTTTATAAGGGAATATACCTTAATAATAGGAATATTTCTCTGAATTTCTTCATAAAATCTATTATGCATATCATCTTTCTTTTCATAGGTTTCCCTGTAAAAAGAAGCTTTCAAATAAACTTTCCTTGCAGCAGTAAAAAATATTATACTTATAAGTATATAAAACAGAGTAATTTTCAAAGATATCGACAGCATATACCCAAAACCAAAAGCAATCATTAAAATCAAATCAAACATTGGAAATAAACCATATAATAAATAATCTCCTATAATTTCAGTATCTTCATTGATTAAATTTAAAATCTCTCCTGAATGAATTTTTCCATTGCCTTCACTTTTTAAATAACTTTCCATAAGTTCCAGACTTATTTTTTCCATTATTTTCTTTTTAGTTTTTTCAAGCAGAACTGAATTCTGATAATAACATAAAGAATATATTACTGAACCTATAATCAGACCTGTAAGAATAAAAAACAGATAGTTATTTTTTCTACCATAGATACTTTCCAGACCTATTTGTATCATTAAAGAAACAAGCATATTAAATCCACTCAGAAAAATTTTTAAAGAAATTAAAACAACACTGTCTTTTCTGGAAATATACCTTAAAATTTTAGAATTTATCATAACCTCACCCTTTCTTTATATTAGTTTTATATAACATTATCATATTATACTTCAAATTTCAATGGGATGTCTAAAAAAATTAAAAGATAATATAAAAATCATATTTTTGAATTATTTATAATTTTGTAATGCAAAACAGGAAATGAACATAGTTTTTATAAATTATTTTTATATTTTCATTTTCATTATTAAAGTGCTATAATGTTATTATACTATAAAGAAAAGAGGTAATATTATGTTATTTTTAAAACAGTCTGTAGAAGAACGTCGTGAAATGATTATAAATGGAAGTATTCTGAATACTTTACTTTTTTTATCTATTCCCACATTGCTAGTTGGAATAATACAGGCTCTCATACCTCTTTCAGATAATTTTTTCTTAACTAACTTGACAAATGTTGTTGTTGCAGGTTCTGTAACCTTCAGTCAGCCTGTACTTAATATTATGGTTGCCCTGTCACAAGGACTTGGAGTGGCAGCCATGGCAATGATTGGAAAATACTATGGAAAGGGAATAATGAGGGCTGTAAGGGAAACAATGCTCCAAATTTATGTTTTCAGCTTTATAATAGGACTTATACTGATTCCTATATGTATTCTTATGGCTTTTGTTATTTCAAAAACCACTTCAGAAGAAATAAGAGGTACAGTGTTTACTTACATTGCAGCCTACTCATTTGTAATGCCTCTTATATTCCTTGCGGCTATTTACAATTCTTCCAAGAATGCAATAGGACGGCCTGAAGTTACATTTATAAGAATATCACTGCTTCTTGTTTTAAAAATATTTTTTAATTCATTGTTTCTTTATATTTTCCGTATGGGACTTATCGGAGCAGTAGCAGCTACATTCTGTTCATATGTTGTCATTACATTATGGATGTTTCATGATGTTTTTGTAAAGACAAGCGAAACTAAGCTTGATTTACGGACATATTCCATGAAACTTCCCATTATAATGAAAATTACAAGAATAGGTCTTCCTGCAATGATAAACTACATGCTGATTTACTTTGGTTTTTTCCTTATAAACAAGGAAATGGAAAAATACGGTGCAATTGCTCTGACAGGACAAGGAATTGCGGCAAACATCAATTCACTCTGCTTTAACCTTCCTTCCTCAATTGGAACAGCTGTCACTACAATGATAAGCATTAATATGGGGCTTAAAAATATTGAAAAATCTAAAAAGATTTTTACTTACAGCTGGATTACAAGTGTCGTTATTGCAGTGCTGACAATAATTCTGATAGTTCCCCTCAATCATAATATGATAGCCCTTTTCACAAGAAACAAGGAAATAGCGGCAATAGCTGACAACGCTCTAAATATTTTCACCTATTCAATAATAGGTTTCGGTATTTTCACTGTATGTCAGGGTGTATATGTAGCTTTAGGGAAAAACAACATTCCGCTTGTTATGTCCATATTGAGAATATGGCTTTTCAGATATGTATTTATTTTAGTTACACAAAAATATTTAGGTTTGTACTCTATTTTCTGGGGAAACCTGTTTTCAAACACTGTTGCAGGAATAATCTTTTTCTTTCTTGTAAAGACACTGGACTGGGAAAATATTGATGTAAAAAAAATTAAAATAAGAAAATTAAAGTAAAAAGTTTATTATAAAATAAAATTTGTAAATTAATATAAAAGGGGCTGCCTCAAAAAGAAAAAAAATAATGTAAAAAACTATATTTTTGAATTATNNNNNNNNNNNNNNNNNNNNNNNNNNNNNNNNNNNNNNNNNNNNNNNNNNNNNNNNNNNNNNNNNNNNNNNNNNNNNNNNNNNNNNNNNNNNNNNNNNNNTTTAATTTTTACTATTTTGAAACAACCTCTTTTAGATTAAGATTATTTTCTCTTCAATTAATTTTATACCAGCAATTTACCATGTACATCTATCGCCTTATATGCTGGACGTATAATCTTCTTATCACTTGTAATCTGCTCGATTCTGTGGGCATTCCAGCTTGCTATTCTGGCAAGGGCAAATAGCGGAGTAAAAATATTTGTTGGAATGTTGAGAAGCTTATAAACAAATCCTGAATATAAATCAACATTTGCACATATTTCAAAACCTTCCCCTTTAATTTCCTTACCTATTTCCTTTGTAAATTTTTCCACATTGCTGAACAGTTCAAATTCTTCAAGCTGGCCTTTTTCTTTTGCAAGCTCATAGGCTTTTTTCTTTAAAATAACAGCTCTCGGATCTGAAAGTGTATAAATTGCATGTCCCATTCCGTAAACCTTGCCACTTCCGTCAAATGCTTCACCCATAAATATTTTTCTTATATACTCCTTCAGAAATTCTTCGTTAGTGTAACTGCAATTCTTCTTTATATCCTCAATCATATTGGAAACCATACAGTTTGCCCCTCCGTGTAAAGGCCCTTTAAGTGAACCTATAGATGCGGAAACTGAAGAATATGTATCTGTTCCTGTTGAAGAAACAACATGCGAAGTAAATGTGGAGTTATTTCCTCCTCCATGTTCAGCATGAATAAGGAGTATCAAATCAAGTATTTCAGCCTCCAGAGCAGTAAAACTGCTGTCAGGTCTCAGCATATGAAGTATATTCTGGGCAATACTGTATTCCTTTACAGGATTATGAATAATAAAACTTTGCTTAAAATGCTTATGATTTACAGCATGATAGCTGTAAACCAGAAGGCTTGGAAACTTTGCAATAAGATGAAGAGCCTGATTAATCAAGTTTTCAAGCGAAGTATCATCAGGATTTTTATCAATAGTGTAAAGACATAAAACTGTTCTCTGAAGCTGGTTCATTATATCTTTACTCGGCTGCCTTAAAATAAAATTTTCTATAAATTCATCAGGCAGTGTACGATATTCTTTTAATGTACTGTTAAACATCTTAAGTTCAAAATTTGTAGGAATTTTCCCAAAAAGTAATAAAAACATTGTCTTTTCAAAGGAAAAAAACTTCTCTTTTCCAAATTCCTTCAAAATATCTTCAATAAGGAATCCTCTATAATAAAGTCTTCCTTCTTCAGGAATTTTCTTACCTTCCTGAACACTATATCCTTGGACAGATCCTATTTTTGTAAGTCCGACAAGAACCCCTGTTCCATTTTTGTTACGTAGCCCTCTTTTTACATCCAGTTCATCATACAGTTCTTCAGAAATGAAGTTATTCTCATGTATGAGATTACACATTTCCTTTATAAAATCACTTTTCATGGTTTTCCTCCTAATTTAAATGAACTAAAGATTTTCAATAATTTTTTCAGTAAATTCAGTTGTTGAAGCTGTTCCCCCCAAATCTGCAGTTTTCACATTTGAAACTTCCAATGTTTTTAATACGGCCTTCTCTATTTTGTCAGCATAATCATTAAGATTCATATATTTCAGCATTTCAATTCCTGAAAGTATAAGAGCAAGGGGATTTGCCTTATTTCGGCCTGCAATATCAGGTGCCGATCCATGCACAGCTTCAAATATTGCAATGTCATCTCCTACATTTGCTCCGGGAGCAATTCCAAGGCCACCTACAAGCCCTGCCACAAGATCCGAAAGAATATCTCCATATAAATTCATCGTTACAATAACCTTATATTTTTCAGGTCTGCTTACAAGCTGCATACACATATTGTCAATTATTGTTTCTTCAAGTGTAATTCCAGGGTATTCCTCTGCAACTTTTCTTGCAATTTCAAGGAAGAGACCATCTGTCAACTTCAGGATATTAGCCTTGTGGACAACTGTAACCTTATCCAGATTATTATTTTTAGCATATTCAAATGCTGATTTTATTATTCTGTGGCTTCCCTTTTCTGTAATTCTTTTAATTGCAATAGCAGTGGTCTTTTCTTCATTCTCATACTGTTCTTCACCTATATAAATTCCTTCTGTATTTTCCCTGAATATTACAATATCAACATTTTCAAATCTTGTCTTTACTCCAGGTAAATTTCTGCATGGTCTTATATTTGCGTAAAGGTCGTATTTTTTTCTCAAATATACATTTATACTTCTGAATCCTTTTCCAATCGGTGTTCCAATAGGTCCCTTTATGGCAATTTTATTCTTTTCCACACTTTTATAAAGACTTTCAGGTATCAGTTCCCCTGTTTTTTCATATACTTCTGTCCCTGCATTTTCTGTTTCAAAACTGATAGGAACTCCTGCAGCTTCAAAAATATTTTTTAAACTTTCTGATATTTCAGGTCCGATACCGTCTCCTGGTATTAATGTAACTATTTTATTCATAAACAAACCTCCATATATTTTTCAAAACCTCAATTTTACTACCCTGTGAATTCTTTCTGTCTAAAACTCATCTGACATGGCAAATGACAGATATCCTCCATAACCC
It encodes the following:
- a CDS encoding MATE family efflux transporter, yielding MLFLKQSVEERREMIINGSILNTLLFLSIPTLLVGIIQALIPLSDNFFLTNLTNVVVAGSVTFSQPVLNIMVALSQGLGVAAMAMIGKYYGKGIMRAVRETMLQIYVFSFIIGLILIPICILMAFVISKTTSEEIRGTVFTYIAAYSFVMPLIFLAAIYNSSKNAIGRPEVTFIRISLLLVLKIFFNSLFLYIFRMGLIGAVAATFCSYVVITLWMFHDVFVKTSETKLDLRTYSMKLPIIMKITRIGLPAMINYMLIYFGFFLINKEMEKYGAIALTGQGIAANINSLCFNLPSSIGTAVTTMISINMGLKNIEKSKKIFTYSWITSVVIAVLTIILIVPLNHNMIALFTRNKEIAAIADNALNIFTYSIIGFGIFTVCQGVYVALGKNNIPLVMSILRIWLFRYVFILVTQKYLGLYSIFWGNLFSNTVAGIIFFFLVKTLDWENIDVKKIKIRKLK
- a CDS encoding citrate/2-methylcitrate synthase, whose translation is MKSDFIKEMCNLIHENNFISEELYDELDVKRGLRNKNGTGVLVGLTKIGSVQGYSVQEGKKIPEEGRLYYRGFLIEDILKEFGKEKFFSFEKTMFLLLFGKIPTNFELKMFNSTLKEYRTLPDEFIENFILRQPSKDIMNQLQRTVLCLYTIDKNPDDTSLENLINQALHLIAKFPSLLVYSYHAVNHKHFKQSFIIHNPVKEYSIAQNILHMLRPDSSFTALEAEILDLILLIHAEHGGGNNSTFTSHVVSSTGTDTYSSVSASIGSLKGPLHGGANCMVSNMIEDIKKNCSYTNEEFLKEYIRKIFMGEAFDGSGKVYGMGHAIYTLSDPRAVILKKKAYELAKEKGQLEEFELFSNVEKFTKEIGKEIKGEGFEICANVDLYSGFVYKLLNIPTNIFTPLFALARIASWNAHRIEQITSDKKIIRPAYKAIDVHGKLLV
- a CDS encoding isocitrate/isopropylmalate dehydrogenase family protein; amino-acid sequence: MNKIVTLIPGDGIGPEISESLKNIFEAAGVPISFETENAGTEVYEKTGELIPESLYKSVEKNKIAIKGPIGTPIGKGFRSINVYLRKKYDLYANIRPCRNLPGVKTRFENVDIVIFRENTEGIYIGEEQYENEEKTTAIAIKRITEKGSHRIIKSAFEYAKNNNLDKVTVVHKANILKLTDGLFLEIARKVAEEYPGITLEETIIDNMCMQLVSRPEKYKVIVTMNLYGDILSDLVAGLVGGLGIAPGANVGDDIAIFEAVHGSAPDIAGRNKANPLALILSGIEMLKYMNLNDYADKIEKAVLKTLEVSNVKTADLGGTASTTEFTEKIIENL